Proteins encoded by one window of Nitrospiria bacterium:
- a CDS encoding DPP IV N-terminal domain-containing protein — protein sequence MRKLFSVMMIGVVLCPAAAMAETPAAFKLGPQVGNEVQLTTSPEMDYLPSFSPDGKRLAFTSYASGEEEIWVMDLDGKNAHSLTHHPKGDWSPAWSPDGKTIAFTSSRDGVNQLWLMDADGSHQRPLTRADPLPTTWNRDPSWSRDGKMIIFTSNRTGKDENWIIDLTTQKQWRHSIGMAEHWHPSFNPDSTRVLFSSNLSGEWGLWLSDLQGKNLVRLVADKRFDNNPAASWSPDGKRIIFRTADSNLWIMNSDGSNRSPLTLDGMVDGWRSSWSPDGRKIAYTSLRSGNSDIWVITLK from the coding sequence ATGCGTAAACTTTTTAGTGTGATGATGATCGGGGTCGTCCTCTGCCCGGCCGCGGCCATGGCGGAGACTCCGGCGGCGTTCAAGCTCGGACCGCAGGTGGGTAATGAAGTTCAACTCACGACGAGTCCGGAGATGGACTACCTTCCCAGCTTCAGTCCGGACGGGAAACGGCTGGCGTTCACATCGTACGCGAGCGGGGAGGAAGAGATCTGGGTGATGGATCTGGACGGGAAAAACGCCCATTCGTTGACCCATCACCCGAAGGGCGACTGGTCCCCGGCCTGGAGCCCGGACGGGAAGACGATCGCCTTTACCTCGAGCCGCGACGGCGTCAACCAACTCTGGCTGATGGACGCGGACGGATCCCATCAGCGGCCCCTGACCCGGGCCGATCCTCTTCCAACCACATGGAATCGCGATCCTTCCTGGAGCCGCGACGGGAAGATGATCATTTTTACGTCGAATCGAACGGGAAAGGATGAAAACTGGATCATCGATCTGACGACGCAAAAACAGTGGCGACACTCGATCGGGATGGCCGAGCACTGGCATCCTTCCTTCAACCCGGACAGCACGCGGGTCCTTTTCTCTTCGAACCTGAGCGGGGAATGGGGCCTTTGGCTGTCGGACCTGCAGGGGAAAAACCTGGTTCGGCTGGTGGCCGACAAGCGGTTCGACAATAATCCGGCGGCCTCCTGGAGTCCGGACGGCAAACGCATCATCTTCCGTACGGCCGATTCGAATCTGTGGATCATGAATTCGGACGGATCGAACCGCTCGCCCCTGACGCTGGACGGAATGGTGGACGGGTGGCGTTCTTCTTGGAGCCCGGACGGCCGCAAGATTGCCTACACGTCCCTGCGCTCCGGAAACAGCGATATCTGGGTCATCACCCTGAAATGA
- a CDS encoding DUF5050 domain-containing protein: MNDRENRFIGFWILAVTVLGGCWGWTAGEPMAGRQALDRPPSQGHWELFWTSVDDSKPYRLTSPPLEGRSLAWSPDGTKLAFISNRDGRDEVYVMDRDGSNGLRLTYNQSDEDDPEWTPDGSRIVFTSQQTGHWELYSMASDGSQQRRLTRTLKGDSIDPAWSPDGQALSYVSNKDGNWEVYVMAADGSREQRLTHNPAMDGFCWNEWSPDGRSILFDSNRDGPYQVYRMNADGSHQQNISRTEAPAEGPAWSPDGRQVLYASRQDGNWEIYRANSDGTGARRLTVNPAKDFNPFWSPNGNRIAFVSDRDGHNEIYVMNTDGSGQRRLTFGLADKGKDRHRWSPDGSRIAYVAYTGRDEDARRSVSAARQREHFSASDD, encoded by the coding sequence ATGAACGATCGGGAAAACAGATTCATCGGGTTCTGGATTCTCGCCGTCACCGTTCTCGGCGGTTGCTGGGGTTGGACCGCGGGCGAACCGATGGCGGGCCGCCAAGCTCTGGACCGGCCCCCGTCTCAGGGGCACTGGGAACTTTTTTGGACGTCGGTCGATGATTCGAAACCGTATCGCCTGACGTCGCCTCCCCTGGAGGGGCGAAGCCTGGCGTGGTCGCCGGACGGGACCAAGCTGGCGTTTATCTCGAATCGAGACGGAAGAGACGAGGTGTATGTCATGGACCGGGACGGGTCCAACGGACTTCGATTGACCTATAATCAGTCCGATGAAGACGATCCGGAATGGACGCCGGACGGCTCCCGGATCGTCTTTACCTCCCAACAGACCGGCCACTGGGAACTGTACTCGATGGCGTCGGATGGATCGCAACAGCGCCGGCTGACCCGGACGCTCAAGGGGGACAGCATTGATCCGGCCTGGTCGCCCGATGGACAAGCGCTTTCCTACGTCAGCAATAAAGATGGAAACTGGGAGGTTTATGTCATGGCGGCGGACGGCAGCCGGGAGCAACGCCTCACGCACAACCCGGCGATGGACGGCTTCTGCTGGAACGAATGGTCTCCCGACGGCCGGTCGATCCTCTTCGATTCCAATCGCGACGGGCCGTATCAGGTGTACCGAATGAATGCGGACGGCAGCCATCAGCAGAACATCAGCCGTACCGAAGCCCCGGCGGAAGGTCCGGCCTGGTCCCCGGACGGACGGCAGGTTCTCTACGCTTCCCGGCAAGACGGAAACTGGGAAATCTACCGGGCCAACTCGGACGGGACGGGGGCCCGCCGATTGACCGTGAATCCGGCGAAGGACTTTAATCCCTTCTGGTCTCCGAACGGGAACAGGATCGCTTTTGTTTCGGACCGGGACGGGCACAATGAAATTTATGTGATGAACACGGACGGCTCCGGTCAGCGGCGATTGACCTTTGGGTTGGCCGATAAAGGCAAAGACCGGCATCGCTGGTCGCCGGACGGCTCTAGGATTGCGTACGTGGCCTATACCGGACGGGATGAAGACGCCCGGCGCTCGGTCAGCGCCGCCCGTCAACGGGAACACTTTTCGGCGAGTGATGATTAA
- a CDS encoding YCF48-related protein, with product MRINVLAPVGTSGGVRLAVFFVSMICFGMLVSACSLRREAAAPSLWPQEDLDRVFFLDPRRGWIVGKGGLILHTDDGGEHWTAQASGSRSGLGGVQFLDPLQGWAIGDDGTILRTLDGGNRWRRQRAGTSSHLFSLHFIDSNRGWIVGRDGTILHTDDGGEHWRPQASGTQSYLYSVSFVNANRGWIVGRDGLILHTRDGGETWENQVLPEGYWLYEVFFIDERQGWAVGKDGVVLSTIDGGREWRRQNSGTARSLYCVHFLDARNGWAVGVAGTVLHTADGGERWESQSGGRANWLGVFFADPRNGWIVGRGGAIRHTANGGDTWIAQSREVKTWLCGVHFADALNGWAVGDSGVILHTTDGGIRWTAQPIDTMRWLCGIDFTDSKNGWVVGGFGAIWHTTDGGRHWLSQTSGTSENWIYDVQFAGSSDDLPAQGWAVGRNGLILRTRDGGENWERQESGTTDWLDGLFVQDRLRSWAVGRGGVILTTEDGGKHWRTQRAPDGKWLGDIHFVDPLNGWAVGSDGVVLHTVDGGAAWKREAVGTTEKLGDVYFPDAQHGWIVGDRGVILATEDGGTRWRAQASDTTNDFYSVHFSDAEHGAAVGTGGLIRYTRDGGKHWLAPGAAGL from the coding sequence ATGAGGATAAACGTTTTGGCCCCCGTCGGAACCTCCGGCGGTGTCCGGTTGGCCGTGTTCTTTGTCAGCATGATCTGTTTCGGGATGCTCGTCTCGGCGTGCAGCTTGCGGCGTGAGGCCGCGGCGCCTTCGCTCTGGCCGCAGGAAGATCTGGACCGGGTCTTTTTTCTCGATCCCCGCCGGGGCTGGATCGTCGGAAAAGGCGGATTGATTCTTCACACCGACGACGGGGGGGAGCACTGGACGGCGCAGGCGAGCGGCAGTCGGAGCGGTTTGGGCGGCGTGCAGTTTCTGGATCCCTTACAGGGATGGGCGATCGGAGACGACGGGACCATCCTACGGACGCTCGACGGGGGAAACCGCTGGAGGCGGCAACGCGCCGGAACATCCTCCCATCTGTTCAGCCTCCATTTTATCGATTCCAACCGGGGCTGGATCGTCGGGCGGGACGGAACGATTCTTCACACCGACGACGGGGGGGAGCACTGGCGTCCCCAGGCGAGCGGAACGCAAAGCTACCTCTATAGCGTGAGTTTTGTAAACGCAAATCGGGGCTGGATCGTCGGGCGGGACGGGCTGATCCTTCACACCCGGGATGGAGGGGAGACCTGGGAGAATCAAGTCCTTCCCGAAGGCTACTGGCTCTACGAGGTTTTCTTTATCGACGAGCGGCAGGGATGGGCCGTCGGCAAGGACGGGGTCGTTCTGTCGACGATCGACGGGGGGCGCGAATGGAGACGCCAGAACAGCGGAACCGCCCGATCTCTGTATTGCGTCCATTTTTTGGACGCGCGCAACGGCTGGGCCGTCGGCGTGGCGGGAACGGTGCTCCATACTGCGGACGGCGGGGAACGATGGGAATCCCAGTCCGGCGGCCGGGCGAATTGGCTCGGCGTGTTTTTTGCCGATCCGCGGAACGGTTGGATCGTCGGCCGCGGCGGGGCCATCCGGCATACCGCGAACGGCGGCGACACCTGGATCGCGCAGAGTCGGGAGGTCAAAACCTGGTTGTGCGGGGTGCATTTTGCAGATGCCCTGAACGGCTGGGCGGTCGGGGACAGCGGAGTGATCCTGCATACGACCGACGGCGGGATACGATGGACGGCGCAGCCGATCGATACGATGCGGTGGTTGTGCGGAATCGATTTCACCGATTCGAAGAACGGCTGGGTGGTGGGCGGATTCGGTGCGATCTGGCACACGACGGACGGCGGACGGCACTGGCTTTCCCAAACCAGCGGGACGTCTGAAAATTGGATTTACGATGTTCAATTTGCGGGTTCATCCGATGATCTTCCCGCGCAGGGTTGGGCGGTGGGACGGAACGGACTGATCCTCCGCACGCGCGACGGTGGGGAGAACTGGGAACGGCAGGAAAGCGGGACGACGGATTGGCTGGACGGACTTTTCGTCCAGGACCGGCTTCGGAGCTGGGCGGTCGGCCGCGGAGGGGTTATCCTCACGACCGAGGACGGCGGGAAGCACTGGCGGACGCAACGGGCTCCTGATGGAAAATGGCTCGGCGATATCCATTTTGTGGATCCGTTGAACGGCTGGGCGGTGGGGAGCGATGGCGTCGTCCTGCATACGGTGGACGGCGGGGCCGCCTGGAAGCGGGAGGCCGTGGGCACGACGGAGAAGTTGGGCGACGTCTATTTCCCGGACGCGCAACACGGCTGGATCGTGGGAGATCGGGGCGTCATCCTGGCGACGGAGGACGGCGGAACGCGGTGGCGGGCTCAGGCGTCCGATACGACGAACGATTTTTACAGCGTTCATTTCTCGGATGCCGAACATGGCGCGGCGGTTGGAACCGGCGGGCTGATCCGCTACACCCGGGACGGCGGAAAACATTGGCTGGCGCCCGGGGCCGCCGGATTGTGA
- a CDS encoding DPP IV N-terminal domain-containing protein, translating into MKVFEIGRSKGLVKRTEIRSTFFTVLIFQLLVAGCALDNVTVRSIRALPANAVHPVWSPDGKSLAFESDMAGNWDIWTINRDGTGLKQITHDSSNERFPSWSPDGTRLAYASDQGGNWDIWSLKLDGTDTRQLTHYNGLDIAPVWSPDGKRIAFVSSRSMDVLVWVMDADGGNVQGMPNIRCGDWVSAWSPDARSVAAVSSMRGKSDIWLIDTQERTIKQLTQKTETRRDFLPAWSPDGSQIAFVSERNGQRDIWIMDGNGNNERRIGRGLLGTHEVKYNVDKQVFEGLSFLYLSFSPDGRDLAFTRVNDEGRGEIAVLQVAQRTK; encoded by the coding sequence ATGAAGGTTTTTGAGATTGGAAGGTCCAAGGGTTTAGTTAAAAGGACGGAAATCCGTTCGACTTTTTTTACCGTTTTAATTTTTCAACTTTTAGTCGCCGGTTGCGCCTTGGACAATGTGACCGTGAGGTCCATCCGCGCGTTGCCGGCCAACGCGGTCCATCCGGTCTGGAGTCCGGATGGAAAGTCGTTGGCGTTCGAAAGCGACATGGCCGGAAATTGGGATATCTGGACCATCAACCGGGACGGAACCGGACTGAAACAAATCACGCATGATTCGAGCAATGAACGCTTTCCATCGTGGAGCCCGGACGGAACCCGGCTGGCCTACGCGTCCGATCAGGGCGGCAATTGGGATATCTGGAGCCTGAAACTCGACGGGACCGACACCCGGCAGCTGACCCACTATAACGGTCTGGATATTGCGCCGGTCTGGAGTCCGGATGGGAAACGCATCGCCTTTGTATCATCTCGATCGATGGATGTGCTCGTCTGGGTCATGGATGCGGACGGCGGGAATGTCCAGGGGATGCCGAACATCCGCTGCGGCGATTGGGTGTCGGCCTGGAGCCCGGACGCGCGATCGGTGGCCGCCGTCTCCTCGATGCGCGGCAAGAGCGATATCTGGCTGATCGATACCCAGGAGCGGACCATCAAACAACTCACCCAAAAGACCGAAACGCGGCGGGACTTTCTTCCGGCCTGGAGCCCGGACGGCTCCCAAATCGCCTTTGTCTCGGAGCGCAACGGGCAACGGGATATCTGGATCATGGACGGGAACGGAAACAACGAGCGGCGCATCGGGAGAGGGCTGCTGGGAACGCACGAAGTCAAATACAACGTGGACAAACAAGTGTTCGAGGGCTTGAGCTTTCTGTATCTCTCCTTTAGCCCGGACGGCCGGGACCTGGCGTTCACCCGCGTGAATGACGAGGGGCGCGGGGAAATTGCGGTGTTGCAGGTGGCTCAGCGGACGAAATGA
- a CDS encoding DUF5050 domain-containing protein, with protein sequence MSPLTKGVQAMKAFFKTGRATWVAGAVLLLFSPPAMAGAKKIVYESNENGHWEIYTMNTDGTGATRLTHGRADNRAPAWSPDGTKIVFVSERDGNKEIYGMDADGSRQTNLTRNLGQDYNPAWSPDGKQVAFVSDRDGNQEIYSMTMDGGPVRRLTRNEARDYSPDWSPDGTKIAFVSRRDDNYEIYAMDADGGHPINLTQNPAEDGRGFHSWSPDGALIAWGTDRDMNRDGNWEIYVMNADGSNPSNVTRTKSDEQMGMQVWSPDGRQIVFTTTRDGNNEIYVMNRDGSGVKNLSRNPAVDAQPIWSPDGKQIAFVSNRDGEEAVYIMDPNGDHLKRLTFNRGGVSAPRWQP encoded by the coding sequence GTGAGCCCCTTAACAAAAGGAGTCCAGGCGATGAAGGCGTTTTTTAAAACCGGTCGCGCGACATGGGTCGCCGGCGCCGTTCTGCTGCTTTTTTCGCCCCCGGCGATGGCCGGGGCGAAAAAGATCGTTTACGAGTCGAATGAAAACGGCCATTGGGAAATCTATACGATGAACACCGACGGCACGGGCGCGACGCGCCTGACCCATGGCCGGGCCGACAACCGCGCCCCCGCATGGTCGCCGGACGGAACAAAGATTGTTTTCGTGTCGGAACGGGACGGCAACAAAGAGATCTACGGAATGGATGCCGACGGTTCCCGCCAGACCAACCTGACACGGAACCTCGGTCAGGATTACAATCCGGCCTGGTCTCCGGACGGGAAACAGGTGGCGTTTGTATCGGATCGGGACGGCAATCAAGAAATCTATTCGATGACCATGGACGGCGGCCCGGTTCGCCGACTGACGCGGAACGAAGCGCGGGATTACAGTCCCGACTGGTCGCCGGACGGGACCAAAATCGCCTTTGTGTCCCGACGGGACGACAACTATGAGATCTATGCCATGGATGCCGACGGAGGGCATCCGATCAATCTGACTCAGAACCCCGCGGAGGACGGGCGGGGATTCCATTCCTGGTCTCCGGACGGGGCCCTGATCGCGTGGGGAACGGACCGCGATATGAATCGGGACGGGAACTGGGAGATCTACGTGATGAACGCCGACGGCTCGAACCCGAGCAATGTCACGCGGACGAAGTCCGATGAACAGATGGGGATGCAGGTCTGGTCTCCGGACGGCCGACAGATCGTCTTCACGACGACCCGGGACGGCAACAACGAGATTTATGTGATGAACCGGGACGGGTCCGGCGTGAAGAATCTCTCGCGGAATCCGGCCGTGGACGCCCAGCCGATATGGTCTCCGGATGGAAAACAGATCGCTTTTGTCTCCAATCGGGACGGCGAGGAAGCGGTTTATATCATGGATCCCAACGGGGACCACCTGAAGCGGTTGACCTTCAACCGCGGCGGGGTCAGCGCGCCCCGGTGGCAGCCGTAA
- a CDS encoding beta-propeller fold lactonase family protein, translating to MGLVGTLMARGCKMRDAGERDPVKKWARYLILATVILHPEASFAKHTASRIIYGPTQLYVTLKGQRQFYIIDRNDPTQVRKVPVDSPPCGGFITQNGQDFYVALGEADAIAVVDTRSNAVRAKISLKDEEGRYMDPGGMAVSPDGKTIFVANESGDSLSIVDLASRSVKKRIPMGTGPQGVAVTPDGKALYVTDFYSIRVVDATTGEVVARLNVEDPGSDAARTVVLPDGEEIFRGPRDIVMAPDGKAAYAAIENSGAVAILDTQTKRIRRMVKVGSYPGGLALSPDGRSLYIAHRDAREISVLDTADEKIVRKISVGKNPWDITVSPDGRTVYVVNQGSSDVSIIDASDYEVVSTVALGGTVAQASPPPPSQPDRDHKIAFESRRSGNWEIYLMDADGTHQVRLTHTTAENRAPFWSPDGREILFVSDRDGNKEVYRMNADGSDQRNLTRSAGDDFSPSWSPNGEWITYVSNRDGRREIYRMDMEGRRQTRLTAAGDNWNPNWSSDSRRVAFVSNRDRNNEIYLMNADGTDQKNLTNNPAEDGRGSHSWSPDGSKIAWVTNRDGNWEIYVMNADGSKPVNVTHSPAEEGVGMFVWSPDSRQIAFISTRDGNEEVYIVNSDGTGSLNLSRNPAMDDVPLWSPDGKKVAFVSNRTGHDEIYVMDTDGRYQEQLTFTQTREDYPRWQP from the coding sequence ATGGGTCTCGTGGGCACGCTGATGGCGAGAGGATGCAAGATGCGGGATGCGGGTGAAAGAGATCCGGTGAAAAAATGGGCTAGATATTTAATCCTCGCAACGGTTATTCTGCATCCGGAAGCTTCTTTCGCCAAACATACGGCAAGCCGGATCATCTACGGTCCGACCCAACTTTACGTCACGTTGAAAGGCCAGCGCCAATTCTACATCATCGATCGGAACGACCCGACGCAGGTCCGCAAGGTGCCGGTGGACTCTCCCCCCTGCGGCGGTTTTATCACCCAGAATGGGCAGGATTTCTATGTGGCCCTGGGCGAGGCGGATGCGATCGCGGTGGTGGACACCCGGTCCAATGCCGTCCGCGCCAAAATTTCATTGAAGGATGAAGAGGGTCGTTATATGGATCCGGGAGGGATGGCCGTCTCGCCGGACGGCAAGACGATTTTCGTGGCGAACGAGTCCGGCGACAGCCTGTCCATCGTGGACCTGGCCAGCCGCAGCGTCAAAAAGCGGATCCCGATGGGCACGGGGCCTCAGGGCGTGGCGGTCACCCCGGATGGGAAAGCCCTCTATGTGACCGACTTCTATTCGATCCGCGTCGTCGACGCAACAACCGGCGAGGTCGTGGCCCGGTTGAACGTGGAAGATCCGGGTTCCGATGCGGCCCGGACCGTCGTCCTTCCGGACGGTGAAGAGATTTTTCGGGGACCGAGGGACATCGTGATGGCGCCGGATGGGAAAGCGGCGTATGCGGCGATCGAGAACAGCGGAGCGGTCGCGATCCTGGATACGCAGACGAAGCGGATTCGGAGGATGGTCAAGGTCGGAAGCTATCCCGGCGGATTGGCCCTGTCCCCGGACGGCCGCTCTCTTTATATCGCGCACCGCGACGCCCGGGAGATCTCGGTGCTCGATACCGCGGATGAAAAGATCGTCCGGAAGATTTCGGTGGGGAAAAATCCTTGGGACATCACCGTTTCTCCCGATGGCCGGACGGTTTATGTCGTCAATCAAGGGTCCTCGGACGTTTCGATCATCGACGCCTCCGACTACGAGGTGGTATCGACCGTGGCGCTGGGCGGGACGGTCGCGCAAGCCTCGCCCCCCCCTCCGTCCCAACCCGACCGGGATCATAAGATCGCCTTTGAATCCCGGCGGTCCGGGAATTGGGAGATTTATTTGATGGATGCCGACGGGACGCATCAGGTCCGTCTGACCCATACCACGGCCGAGAATCGGGCCCCCTTCTGGTCGCCGGACGGCCGAGAAATTCTTTTCGTTTCGGACCGCGACGGCAACAAAGAGGTCTACCGGATGAATGCCGATGGATCGGATCAACGCAACCTCACCCGCAGCGCGGGGGATGATTTCAGCCCCTCCTGGTCGCCGAACGGCGAATGGATCACCTATGTCTCGAATCGGGACGGCCGCCGCGAGATCTACCGAATGGACATGGAGGGACGGCGTCAGACACGTTTGACCGCGGCCGGCGACAATTGGAACCCCAACTGGTCCTCCGACAGCCGGAGGGTGGCCTTTGTTTCAAACCGCGACCGCAACAACGAGATCTACCTTATGAACGCGGATGGAACCGATCAAAAAAACCTGACGAATAACCCGGCCGAGGACGGTCGGGGAAGTCACTCCTGGTCGCCGGACGGCTCCAAGATCGCGTGGGTCACGAACCGGGACGGGAATTGGGAGATCTATGTCATGAATGCCGACGGGTCCAAACCGGTGAACGTCACCCACAGTCCGGCCGAGGAAGGGGTCGGGATGTTTGTCTGGTCCCCGGACAGCCGGCAGATCGCCTTCATCTCGACGCGGGATGGAAACGAAGAGGTTTATATCGTTAATTCGGACGGGACCGGCTCGTTGAACCTGTCGAGAAATCCGGCGATGGACGATGTTCCGCTTTGGTCTCCGGACGGGAAAAAAGTGGCGTTTGTCTCGAATCGGACCGGCCATGACGAAATCTACGTCATGGATACCGATGGTCGGTATCAAGAGCAATTGACGTTCACGCAGACGAGGGAAGATTATCCCCGTTGGCAGCCGTGA
- a CDS encoding LpqB family beta-propeller domain-containing protein has product MPSRSPHFADHGRLVYSSNRDGNWEVYRMDLTTGKEDRLTRSRGDDIWPVWSPDGTRIAFVSTRDGNKEVYVMKADGTGQTRLTYTPADEEDPDWSPDGTRIAFTSVRDGNEEIYTVDVGTDVPPASSRERRLTDSTAMDAIPVWSPDGTKILFVSTRDGNPEIYVMEEDGTRPTRLTYSPANDGLDTHLWSPDGKRIAFVSQRDSNIEVYVMASDGSGLRNLTNNPAADDGPVWSPDGASLLFVSDRGGREQIYRMRSDGSELAPLTADAEDHFWPVWSPDGGRIAFTTGSRDGVSEIEVLDRDGSHPRRLTHGHAEEKWVSWAR; this is encoded by the coding sequence ATGCCGTCCCGTTCGCCGCATTTCGCGGATCACGGTCGGCTTGTTTATAGCTCCAACCGGGACGGGAATTGGGAAGTCTATCGCATGGACCTGACGACCGGAAAGGAAGACCGACTCACGCGAAGCCGTGGCGACGATATCTGGCCGGTCTGGTCGCCGGACGGGACGCGGATCGCGTTTGTTTCGACCCGGGACGGAAATAAGGAAGTTTACGTGATGAAGGCCGACGGCACGGGACAGACCCGGCTGACTTACACGCCGGCTGATGAAGAAGATCCGGACTGGTCGCCGGACGGGACGCGGATCGCGTTTACGTCGGTCCGCGATGGAAACGAAGAAATTTATACGGTGGATGTCGGGACCGATGTTCCGCCCGCTTCATCCCGGGAACGGCGCCTGACCGACAGCACGGCGATGGATGCCATCCCGGTCTGGTCGCCGGATGGAACGAAGATCTTGTTTGTCTCGACGCGGGACGGCAACCCCGAGATTTATGTCATGGAGGAGGACGGGACCCGTCCGACCCGGCTGACGTACAGTCCGGCGAACGACGGTCTGGATACCCATCTCTGGTCGCCGGACGGGAAACGGATCGCGTTCGTCTCCCAACGGGATTCGAACATCGAGGTCTATGTGATGGCTTCGGACGGGTCCGGCCTGCGCAACCTGACGAACAATCCGGCCGCGGATGACGGACCGGTCTGGTCGCCGGACGGCGCGTCGCTTCTGTTTGTGTCCGACCGGGGCGGTCGTGAACAGATTTACCGAATGCGGTCGGACGGCTCGGAGCTCGCACCGTTGACGGCCGACGCGGAAGATCATTTCTGGCCGGTGTGGTCGCCGGACGGCGGGCGGATCGCGTTCACGACGGGCAGCCGGGACGGCGTCTCGGAGATCGAAGTCCTGGATCGGGACGGATCTCATCCGCGCCGTTTGACACACGGCCATGCGGAGGAGAAATGGGTCTCGTGGGCACGCTGA
- a CDS encoding SUMF1/EgtB/PvdO family nonheme iron enzyme: MAYVPAGWFQMGSAERDGRIGFDIGVDELPQRKVYIRAFYIDRYEVTEAQYLQFLKATGSKKYPGYWKEAGRADRFPEGYDNYPVSDVDWFDAVGYCRWAGRRLPTEAEWEKAARGTDGRLWPWGDRFEPGRANTVESSAVWRAPAGQEHYPVRGWKAPIGSHPEDVSPYGVYDLAGNVREWTSTAYRSYPGNPLRTVKESGDFKIIRGGSYLTGAAFSRTAARLAVLPTVGPREKDGWHSDYTYGLRCAKD; this comes from the coding sequence ATGGCCTACGTGCCGGCCGGGTGGTTTCAGATGGGGAGCGCGGAGCGGGACGGCAGAATCGGATTTGATATCGGGGTGGACGAGCTTCCGCAGCGGAAGGTCTACATCCGGGCGTTCTACATCGACCGTTATGAAGTCACGGAGGCCCAGTACCTTCAATTTTTGAAGGCGACGGGCTCAAAAAAATATCCGGGTTACTGGAAAGAAGCCGGTCGTGCGGATCGTTTCCCGGAAGGATATGACAACTACCCCGTTTCGGACGTCGACTGGTTTGACGCGGTCGGCTACTGCCGATGGGCCGGGCGGCGTCTGCCGACGGAGGCGGAGTGGGAAAAGGCCGCGCGGGGGACGGACGGGCGTCTCTGGCCCTGGGGTGATCGGTTTGAGCCCGGACGCGCGAATACGGTGGAGAGCAGCGCGGTTTGGAGGGCGCCCGCGGGGCAGGAACATTATCCCGTTCGGGGTTGGAAAGCCCCGATCGGCAGTCACCCGGAAGATGTCAGTCCCTACGGCGTGTACGACTTGGCCGGCAATGTGAGGGAATGGACCTCCACGGCTTATCGGTCCTATCCCGGCAATCCGCTGAGGACGGTCAAGGAGTCCGGAGATTTTAAGATCATCCGGGGAGGGTCCTATCTGACCGGGGCCGCCTTTTCGAGAACGGCGGCGCGGTTGGCGGTCCTTCCGACGGTCGGTCCACGGGAGAAGGACGGATGGCACTCGGATTATACATACGGGCTTCGATGCGCCAAAGATTAG
- a CDS encoding SUMF1/EgtB/PvdO family nonheme iron enzyme has protein sequence MFLSVLLTVQPFPLSMPEAAAPDDMVLIPGGGFIMGSDAKDGKIGFEVGVDSIPRHTVSVPAFWIDRYEVTIGPYRRFVAATGHETPSIWKDYKEFGYPAPEDNHPVIDVNFYDAEAYCHWVGKRLPTEEEWEKAARGTDGRIWPWGNQLDLNRLNTEDSKRNWTTPVGSFPDGASPYGVQDMAGNAMEWTSSILQSYPGAIKTIAPDKKFRILRGGSWGMPANPFARPAHRHFRLAELAQPDFGFRCAKDAN, from the coding sequence ATGTTCCTTTCAGTCCTTCTGACCGTTCAACCTTTTCCCCTTTCGATGCCGGAAGCGGCGGCACCGGACGACATGGTGCTGATCCCCGGCGGCGGGTTCATCATGGGCAGCGACGCCAAGGACGGCAAGATCGGGTTCGAAGTGGGCGTGGATTCCATTCCCAGGCATACCGTCTCCGTGCCGGCGTTCTGGATCGATCGGTATGAAGTGACCATCGGCCCCTATCGGCGGTTTGTGGCCGCGACCGGACACGAAACGCCGTCCATCTGGAAGGATTATAAAGAATTCGGCTATCCGGCGCCGGAGGACAATCATCCCGTGATCGACGTGAACTTTTACGATGCCGAGGCGTACTGTCATTGGGTCGGTAAACGCCTTCCGACCGAAGAAGAATGGGAAAAAGCCGCGCGGGGGACGGACGGGCGGATCTGGCCCTGGGGAAACCAGTTGGATCTCAATCGACTCAATACGGAAGACTCAAAGCGAAACTGGACGACGCCAGTCGGGAGTTTTCCGGACGGCGCAAGCCCGTACGGCGTGCAAGACATGGCCGGAAACGCGATGGAATGGACCTCTTCCATTCTTCAATCTTATCCCGGAGCGATCAAGACCATTGCGCCGGACAAGAAATTTCGCATCCTGCGGGGAGGGTCGTGGGGCATGCCGGCCAATCCCTTTGCCCGTCCGGCCCATCGGCATTTCCGCCTGGCCGAATTGGCCCAGCCGGATTTTGGTTTCCGATGCGCGAAGGATGCGAACTGA